The Suricata suricatta isolate VVHF042 chromosome 4, meerkat_22Aug2017_6uvM2_HiC, whole genome shotgun sequence genome includes a region encoding these proteins:
- the ASPRV1 gene encoding retroviral-like aspartic protease 1 produces the protein MRQQRGAREEMESSKHAGSSFGPFSNFLYYLSKNRYNPLCPEVCSLQHICLWPQGHLEISIENKFIDYGDKFREEGGNHRWKDASINGERRDGVIAPTRLCGFLYLAWVAAAVPEEGRGMAESGARSREGRREHVFIPEPFDGANVAPHLWLHRFEVINDLNHWDHVTKLRFLKESLRGDALEVYSGLSPKDQGDYGAVKDTLLKAFGGPEASHSHLPKEIVFANSMGKGYYLKGKIGKVPVRFLVDSGAQVSVVHPSLWEEVTDGDLDTLRPFENVVKVANGAEMKILGIWDTVVSLGKLKLKAEFLVANASAEEAIIGTDVLQDHNAVLDFEHRTCTLKGKKFRLLPVGGSLEDEFDLELIEEEGGQQLSY, from the exons ATGAGGCAACAGCGGGGAGccagagaagagatggagagTAGCAAGCATGCTGGTTCTTCTTTTGGTCCATTTAGCAACTTCCTCTACTATTTGAGCAAAAACAGATATAACCCTTTGTGTCCTGAGGTGTGCAGTCTCCAACATATATGCCTGTGGCCCCAAGGACATCTGGAAATTTCAATCGAAAACAAGTTCATTGACTATGGGGACAAGTTTAGGG AAGAAGGAGGGAATCATCGATGGAAAGATGCTTCCATCAACGGAGAGAGGAGGGATGG CGTGATTGCGCCGACACGGCTCTGTGGTTTTCTCTACTTGGCGTGGGTTGCTGCTGCAGTtccagaggagggcagagggatgGCTGAGAGTGGAGCCAGGAGCCGGGAGGGCCGTCGGGAGCATGTCTTCATCCCGGAGCCCTTTGATGGAGCCAATGTAGCCCCGCACCTCTGGCTGCACCGCTTTGAGGTCATCAATGACCTCAACCATTGGGACCATGTCACCAAACTAAGGTTCCTGAAAGAGTCCCTCAGGGGAGATGCCCTGGAGGTCTACAGTGGACTCAGCCCCAAGGACCAGGGAGACTATGGGGCTGTGAAAGACACCCTCCTGAAGGCCTTCGGGGGGCCTGAGGCCAGCCACAGCCACCTGCCCAAGGAGATCGTCTTTGCCAACAGCATGGGTAAGGGCTACTACCTCAAAGGGAAAATTGGCAAAGTGCCCGTGAGGTTCCTGGTGGACTCGGGAGCCCAGGTCTCTGTGGTGCACCCCAGCTTGTGGGAGGAGGTCACAGATGGTGACTTGGACACTCTGCGGCCCTTTGAGAACGTGGTAAAAGTGGCCAATGGGGCTGAAATGAAGATCCTGGGCATTTGGGATACAGTGGTGTCCCTGGGCAAGCTGAAGCTGAAGGCAGAGTTCCTAGTGGCCAATGCAAGTGCTGAAGAAGCCATCATTGGTACCGATGTGCTCCAGGACCACAACGCTGTCCTGGACTTCGAGCATCGCACGTGCACCCTGAAGGGGAAGAAGTTCCGGCTCCTGCCTGTTGGAGGGTCCCTGGAAGATGAGTTCGACCTGGAGCTcatagaggaggaggggggacagCAGCTCTCCTACTGA